The nucleotide sequence AGTTCGACGGGCGTCCGATCGCCGAGCTCGACGAGGCGCACCTTCGCCGCATCGGGCGCGAGCTGCGGGAGCGCGGCGTCGAGGCGGTGGCCGTCTCCGCCGTCTTCTCGCCGCTCAACGCGGAGATGGAGGAGCAGGCGGCGGCCATCCTGCGCGACGAACTGCCGGGCGCCGTGATCACGCGCTCCACGGAGATCGGCCGCATGGGCCTGCTTGAGCGCGAGAACGCGGCGATCCTCAACGCCTCGCTCGTCCGGCTGGCGCGGGAGATCGTCGCCGCCTTCAAGCGGGCGCTCGCGGACCTCGGCCTCGACGCGCCCTTCTACATCACCCAGAACGACGGCACGCTGGTGCGCGCCGAGGTGGCCGCGGAGACGCCCGTCGTGACGTTCTCCTCCGGCCCGACGAACTCCATGCGCGGCGCCGCCTTCCTCACCGGCGAGACCGACGCCGTCGTCGTCGACATCGGCGGCACCACCTCGGACGTCGGCGTCCTGGTGCGCGGCTTCCCGCGGCCGGCGGCGGCCACGGTGGAGGTGGGCGGCGTCCGTACGAACTTCCGCATGCCCGACGTGTACTCGCTGGGCCTTGGGGGCGGCAGCATCGTGCAGTGGGAGCCGTTCGCCGTGGGGCCGAAGTCCGTTGGCTACGAGCTGACGCGCAAGGCGCGCGTCTTCGGCGGCGACGTGTGGACGGCGACGGACCTCGCCGTGGCGGCCGGCTACGCGGACGTCGGCGACCCCTCCCGCCTCCCGCCCGTCGAGCGCTCGAAGGTGGAGGCGGCCGTCGAGCGGATGCACGTCATGCTGGAGGAGGCCATCGACCGCATGAAGACGTCGGCCGACCCGGTGCCCGCCATCGTGGTGGGCGGCGGCAGCATCCTCGTCCGCCGGCCGCTGGCGGGCACGTCGCGCACGCTCAAGCCCGAGCACTTCGCCGTGGCCAACGCCATCGGCGCGGCCATCGCGCAGGTCGGCGGCGAGGTCGACCGCATCGTCAGCTACGAGGGCGGCCGGCGCAAGCAGGTGCTGGAGGCGTTGCAGGAGGAGGCCGTCGCCCGCGCCGTCGAGGCTGGCGCGGACCCGCGCACGGTGCAGGTCGTGGACCTCGAGGAGG is from Clostridia bacterium and encodes:
- a CDS encoding hydantoinase/oxoprolinase family protein, with amino-acid sequence MRIGIDVGGTNTDAVAIEGGRVLKAVKTPTTKDVGDGIRKALAELLDGLDRSAVTAVMLGTTHFANAVVERRRLTPTAAVRLCLPAGASLPPMCDWPRDLREIVDAGVYLTTGGLEFDGRPIAELDEAHLRRIGRELRERGVEAVAVSAVFSPLNAEMEEQAAAILRDELPGAVITRSTEIGRMGLLERENAAILNASLVRLAREIVAAFKRALADLGLDAPFYITQNDGTLVRAEVAAETPVVTFSSGPTNSMRGAAFLTGETDAVVVDIGGTTSDVGVLVRGFPRPAAATVEVGGVRTNFRMPDVYSLGLGGGSIVQWEPFAVGPKSVGYELTRKARVFGGDVWTATDLAVAAGYADVGDPSRLPPVERSKVEAAVERMHVMLEEAIDRMKTSADPVPAIVVGGGSILVRRPLAGTSRTLKPEHFAVANAIGAAIAQVGGEVDRIVSYEGGRRKQVLEALQEEAVARAVEAGADPRTVQVVDLEEVPLAYLPGDAARVRVKAVGDLDERAAAAGREGLSGRAAGGPGAAAAKKEARDR